One Sulfitobacter mediterraneus genomic window, CAGATCGTCACGCTGCAGCAGCTCCACCATCAAGGCTTGCTCATGGCTCGACAGCCAGTTCAATACCGTCGACTGACCCACGACGCCGCGGCCCTTTGCGACCTGCAATGCGTTCACGCGGCCAAGCTCGAATTTAACGTTCGTTCCAGTTTCGCGGCTTTTGGTTACCAAACGGTCAATCGCGGTTTCACCCACTAGGGGCGTCGCAATCGCAACCGTATCCGGCAAGGTATCGGTAAAGGTCAGGTCTGCGCTGTCGTCAGATCCCTTGCGCGAGATCGGCACAACCGTTTCGCCATCCAGCATCGGCAGATCGACAAAAAATTCGGTGCCGATGCCTTCTTTGCTGATAAATGCAATCCGGCCTTTGTGATGCTCAACGATCAGTTTCACAATCGACAGGCCAAGACCGGTGCCGCCCTTGGACCGGGTGTCAGAACTGTCCGCTTGGGTAAACTTGTCAAAGATCGTGGCCTGCGCCTTTTCCGGAATGCCATCACCAAAGTCCCGGATAGAAATGCGCAAACGGCCTTCATACTCCCTCAAGGACACCAGGATCTCCGATCCCTTGTGCGAGAACTTGGCCGCGTTCGACATCAGGTTGTCCATCACCTGCGTCAGGCGCGTGGCATCGCCATAGGTGCGGAATTCATTCTCTTTCGCATCGCCAATCCGCCGCAAGGTCACGCCAAACTTCTCGGCATAGAACTTGTTCGCCTCAAGCGCGTCAGACACGACCGTGTTCAGATCAAACGTCTGCATCTTATAATCCATCTTGCCCGAGCTGATTTTCTCAAGGTCAAGAATGTCGTTGATCAGCGTCACCAGCCGGTCACAGTTTGACGCGGCCATATTGATCACGCCGTTCATCTTCTCCGGCACTTCACCCACCGCACCCGATACCGCAAGGCCAAGCGCCCCTTTCATCGAGGTCAGCGGCGTGCGCAATTCATGGCTGACCGTTGCGATAAATTCGTTCTTGGCTTTCTCCACCGCCTTGCGTTCGGAGATATCGCGATAAATCACGATAAGGCGCGGCTCATCCTGTTCGGGCTGGGCATATTCAAGGCTGATCTCATAGGTAACATCGAACTTGCCTTCGACCTCCCATGTGACGCGCCGTTGCGGTCCGGCGATGGTCGCCTCCGCCCGCATTTTCAGCGCCTCGAAGTCCTCTTTGGTGATAAAGTCAGAGGCTTTCTTGCCTTTCCAAGTGCCGCCCATCCGTTCACCGATCAGCAGCTGATGCGCGGAAGAATTGACGTACATCAGTTCAAACGTACCGGGGCGCATGACGATGACCTGATCCTGGATCAACTCCAACGTGTTGTTGAACCGGCTTTCGGACACGCCCGTGCGGGTCTCGGTCACATCTGAGGCAACAATGGCGATCTCGCTCAAGGTGTTCGATGCGCTGGTCACCGGAATGAATGTACATTGCACCCAAGCGGACTTGTCATCGCCGCGCGTCAATTGCAACGGCCCCTGCCAAGGCGCGCCCGATTGCATGGCGGCCATGATCTCGGTCTCCAGCAGACTTTGATTTGTCTCGTTCAACAGCGTCGCCAGATGGTTCTGCATCAGGCTGGATCGTGGCCGGTCAAGCGCCTTCAGAAGCCTTTCATTCACATGCGATATGACGCCGTCCTTGGTAAGCATACAAAAGACCGTGTGGTCCTCGATCGCATTGCGATAAAACTGTTTTGACCGCACCTCCGATTGCAGGACGTTCTTGCGGGCTTCGGCCAGCTGCGCATTGCGCCGCACCTGAAACGCCAAAAACGCAAGTGACAGAACAATCAGTGTGCCAAGCCCGATCACCGGCCACTGGTATGCGGAATAAATCCGCGTCGCCGCACGGCGCAGATAGTTTTCATATGGCCGCGCCCGGAGCGAGATCAAAAGCTCATGCACCGTTTGGTAGTTTTGCGGCGCTTGCCACACCACGCCGCCCGCCGATTGTGACACGTCGCTGTCCACGGTCACCGACAACAGGCTGTTGATCACCAGCGCCAAAACCTCTTCTGGGACATCCGGCACCGCCGAGATGACCCAATCAGGATAAAGCGGCGTGCTGACCCAGAACGGATAACCGTCGTGATCCATCGCCCCCAAGGGTCGAAAATCATCCAGCGACAGCGCCCCCTGTTTGGCAAGGTTCTCCAAAACCCCGGCGCGGACCACCCCGACATCGACGAGGCCGGTTTGCACCGCATAAACAACCTCGCGCTGGTTGCCGCCCGAAAACATCACGTTCGAACCAAAGTCTTCCGGCTCCAGCCGGTTTTTGCGAAACTCCTGCTGTGCCAATTGCCAGCCGGTCATCTCCTGCGCTGCAACCCCCATGATCGGGCGGCCTGCAACATCTTCCAAATCGCGGATATCACTGTCAGCGCGGACAAACACCACCGCGCCCGTTTCGTCATAGGTGACACCGTTCCACATATGCGCAACAGACAGCAACGCCCGCGCCCCGCTTTCGACTTCACCCACCACAAAGGTGGCAGGATCGCCAAGGAACAGATCAATCCGGTCCTCCGCAATACCGTCAAGCAATGACAGATCCGTATGCGGCTCGATCTTGAACCGATAGGGCAGGTTCTGGTTTTCGGCGGCGCCGTTCAACAGATCAATGGTCGGTGTCCACGCCTCCAACGCGCGTGTCGCGCCTTCGGTCGCCAGAATGCCAACCCGGATTTCAGTGTCAGAGGTGTCCTGCGCCATCGCGGCGCGGCCCGCCACCATCCACAGCGCACAGACAATCACCAACCCGAGCCGCACAAGCGCCCCGATCGTCAGCCCTGTCGGCATGATGTGAAAAAGGCGGTGCATGCGCGATCAGGTCACGTTCAAGCTTGCGTCGATCTGGTCGAGCATCGCAACCAGGTCCGCTTCGATCCCCTCGGTATTCATCGGTCGCGGCCCGTCCTGAACATCGCGGATGTTCTGTTCCAGCTTTGCGGCCATCGCGCCAATCTCTGCAAATCCGAAAGAACCCGCCTGCCCGTGCAACTTGTGCGCACGTTGGCAAATTTCATCGACCACCTTTTCGGTGTCTTCATCTTCATAAAGCTGATCCATCAAGGCGTCGAACTCTGCAACGCGCTCTGGCATGGATTGTACAAACCGTTCTTTGATCTTGGCCAGGCCGGCCTGCAACTTTTCGAGATTCGAATCTTGGGGTGCCTGCATCATGGTTTCAAACTGCCTCGGGTGGTTTTTGTATTTTCGGTATTTTTCCTACCGTTAAGGACAATCTTAACATAAAGCGGAAAACCGGTCTCTGAAAATTCCCGCATAAGTTAAATCGTGGTTAAGGAATTGAATCCGAATTTCACGTTCTCGTGTCTCTGCGGCCTTTTTGCCACGGCCCACTCAACAGGAGGCGCCTTGCCTATTGGAAACTGAGCCTTTGAAACAGGCGCGCTGCGATTGACCGTGCCGGCCGGTCCACGTGGCTGGCCTCGCGGCTTTCCAAACCGTCCAGCGCCCGTTCGATAAACTTCAGATCCTTGGGCCGGTCAAAGGCCTTGGGCACACAGGCCGGACCAACAATGACGCTCAACCCATTCACGGCGATGCCGGATGGCACATATTCATCTTCGCTCAGAACCAGCGCCAGCTCGCTTTGCAGCGCGGTGATGTCCATCAAACGGGTGTGATCGCAAATGCACAAGAACTTGCCCTCACCGATGT contains:
- a CDS encoding PhnD/SsuA/transferrin family substrate-binding protein — encoded protein: MHRLFHIMPTGLTIGALVRLGLVIVCALWMVAGRAAMAQDTSDTEIRVGILATEGATRALEAWTPTIDLLNGAAENQNLPYRFKIEPHTDLSLLDGIAEDRIDLFLGDPATFVVGEVESGARALLSVAHMWNGVTYDETGAVVFVRADSDIRDLEDVAGRPIMGVAAQEMTGWQLAQQEFRKNRLEPEDFGSNVMFSGGNQREVVYAVQTGLVDVGVVRAGVLENLAKQGALSLDDFRPLGAMDHDGYPFWVSTPLYPDWVISAVPDVPEEVLALVINSLLSVTVDSDVSQSAGGVVWQAPQNYQTVHELLISLRARPYENYLRRAATRIYSAYQWPVIGLGTLIVLSLAFLAFQVRRNAQLAEARKNVLQSEVRSKQFYRNAIEDHTVFCMLTKDGVISHVNERLLKALDRPRSSLMQNHLATLLNETNQSLLETEIMAAMQSGAPWQGPLQLTRGDDKSAWVQCTFIPVTSASNTLSEIAIVASDVTETRTGVSESRFNNTLELIQDQVIVMRPGTFELMYVNSSAHQLLIGERMGGTWKGKKASDFITKEDFEALKMRAEATIAGPQRRVTWEVEGKFDVTYEISLEYAQPEQDEPRLIVIYRDISERKAVEKAKNEFIATVSHELRTPLTSMKGALGLAVSGAVGEVPEKMNGVINMAASNCDRLVTLINDILDLEKISSGKMDYKMQTFDLNTVVSDALEANKFYAEKFGVTLRRIGDAKENEFRTYGDATRLTQVMDNLMSNAAKFSHKGSEILVSLREYEGRLRISIRDFGDGIPEKAQATIFDKFTQADSSDTRSKGGTGLGLSIVKLIVEHHKGRIAFISKEGIGTEFFVDLPMLDGETVVPISRKGSDDSADLTFTDTLPDTVAIATPLVGETAIDRLVTKSRETGTNVKFELGRVNALQVAKGRGVVGQSTVLNWLSSHEQALMVELLQRDDLENCDVSVIEITQPKNARQDVAARNITSGTMVRDWLRECSDLLVGEGGEMAKVLGISDDKEVAQWLAEQEIETVRNKGAAVTKSRETQYDLIAHFGEGNDAATLALFPMQGGRLPSGWPVTLIVSSAEKKQAGRGVVSKFASGGGRGRRRA
- a CDS encoding Hpt domain-containing protein codes for the protein MMQAPQDSNLEKLQAGLAKIKERFVQSMPERVAEFDALMDQLYEDEDTEKVVDEICQRAHKLHGQAGSFGFAEIGAMAAKLEQNIRDVQDGPRPMNTEGIEADLVAMLDQIDASLNVT